One window from the genome of Nicotiana sylvestris chromosome 9, ASM39365v2, whole genome shotgun sequence encodes:
- the LOC138878460 gene encoding uncharacterized protein, with protein sequence MAEYEACILGLNMAINMNIQELLVIGIRKRFMKIEFRHVPRIQNEFADALATLSSMIHHPDKNYIHPIPVKIHNQPTYCAHVEEETDGKPLFHDIKEYLAKGEYPEHANHTQKFTLWRLSNHFFHSRGNLYRRTTDLGLLRCVDAK encoded by the exons atggccgaatatgaagcatgcatACTAGGACTTAACATGGCAAtcaacatgaatattcaggagctattggtaattg gaattagaaagaggttcatgaagatagagttccgacatgtgcccagaattcagaatgagtttgccgatgcgtTGGCCActttatcatctatgatacatcatccagataagaattatattcATCCTATTCCGGTGAAAATTCATAATCAGCCGacatattgtgcccatgttgaagaagaaacagatggaaaacctttgttccatgacatcaaagagtatctggcgaaaggagaatatccggagcatgcaaaccacactcagaaattcACACTATGGAGATTATCAAACCACTTCTTCCATAGTAGAGGAAATTTGTACAGGAGAACTACTGATTTGGgactgctaagatgtgtcgatgcaaaatAG